From a single Photobacterium gaetbulicola Gung47 genomic region:
- a CDS encoding asparagine synthetase AsnA (COG2502), with the protein MKLSVPDNYRPLLGLRDTEVAIKKLKDYFEDALAYELYLTRVSAPLFVKPETGLNDNLNGTERPVDFDLLDDNNARVEVVHSLAKWKRMALGRYGFQKDEGLYTDMNAIRRDEELDNIHSIYVDQWDWEKVLDKSMRHETYLHTTVEKIYNAFLKTENYIYQEYPVLEKRLPPQVTFVTSEELLEKYPSLTPKERENAICEKHGAVFIRNIGHALSDGERHDGRAPDYDDWNLNGDLLFWNPILGNALELSSMGIRVCENSLTEQLAIAGCEDRASLPFHSMVLDKSLPYTIGGGIGQSRICMFFLQKAHIGEVQSSIWPDEMIAECEASNILLL; encoded by the coding sequence ATGAAATTGAGTGTACCAGATAATTACCGCCCCTTACTGGGACTACGAGATACGGAAGTCGCAATCAAAAAGCTAAAAGACTATTTCGAAGATGCTTTAGCTTATGAGCTGTACCTGACTCGAGTTTCAGCCCCGCTTTTCGTTAAGCCGGAAACCGGCTTGAATGACAACCTTAATGGCACCGAACGTCCGGTGGATTTTGATTTGTTGGACGACAATAACGCCCGGGTTGAAGTCGTGCATTCGCTTGCAAAATGGAAGCGTATGGCCCTGGGTCGTTATGGTTTCCAAAAGGACGAAGGTCTATACACAGACATGAACGCCATCCGCCGCGACGAAGAGCTGGACAATATCCACTCAATTTACGTCGATCAGTGGGACTGGGAGAAAGTTCTCGATAAGTCGATGCGTCATGAAACCTACCTTCATACCACGGTCGAAAAAATCTACAACGCCTTCCTCAAGACAGAAAATTACATCTATCAAGAATATCCTGTCTTGGAAAAGCGTCTTCCCCCCCAAGTGACATTTGTTACCTCGGAAGAATTACTGGAAAAATACCCGAGCTTGACGCCAAAAGAACGCGAAAATGCCATCTGCGAAAAGCATGGCGCGGTCTTTATTCGAAATATCGGCCATGCCCTATCAGATGGCGAGAGGCATGATGGCCGAGCTCCCGATTACGATGACTGGAACCTTAACGGTGACCTGCTATTCTGGAACCCAATCCTAGGCAATGCACTGGAACTTTCATCTATGGGTATCCGCGTTTGTGAAAATAGCCTGACCGAGCAGCTAGCCATTGCCGGCTGTGAGGATCGCGCTTCACTGCCTTTCCACAGCATGGTACTGGACAAATCGTTGCCTTATACCATAGGCGGTGGTATCGGTCAGTCTCGTATTTGTATGTTTTTCTTGCAAAAAGCACACATCGGCGAAGTGCAGTCTTCTATCTGGCCTGATGAGATGATTGCAGAGTGTGAAGCCAGCAACATTCTTCTTCTGTAG
- a CDS encoding nitric oxide reductase cytochrome b subunit (COG0477), whose protein sequence is MISAIANLSKDVRQYMLVTFNYWNFTVTDGALRMLVVLHFHQLGYSSLQIASLFLFYEFFGVVTNLIGGWLGAKLGLNRTMNIGLAMQVGALLMLAVPSAYLTVPWVMLAQALSGIAKDLNKMSAKSAIKTLVPGEQQGALYKWIAILTGSKNALKGAGFFIGGLLLAVVGFKGAVLAMAALLAMVLTLSLALLEKDMGKAKNKIKFKQIFSKSSSINILSAARMFLFGARDVWFVVALPIYLSQVFDWDHTMVGGFLALWVIAYGFVQGIAPKITGKAKGAVPDGRAAMGWAGLLSLITLGVALGVQFNWQPELTIVVGLLVFGAVFAVNSSLHSYLIVSYAKDDGVSLDVGFYYMANAMGRLIGTVLSGLVYQYAGLAACLWVSVAFLVVTTIISIRLPAHSGIKTV, encoded by the coding sequence ATGATTTCGGCTATTGCCAACCTCTCCAAAGATGTTCGTCAGTACATGCTGGTGACATTCAATTATTGGAACTTCACCGTTACCGACGGCGCGCTGCGTATGTTGGTGGTATTACATTTCCATCAGTTGGGCTACAGCTCGCTGCAGATCGCCTCCCTCTTCTTGTTCTACGAATTTTTTGGCGTGGTGACTAACTTGATTGGTGGTTGGCTTGGGGCCAAGCTTGGCCTGAACCGCACCATGAACATTGGCTTGGCGATGCAGGTTGGTGCGTTGCTCATGCTTGCGGTGCCGTCCGCGTATCTGACTGTACCTTGGGTCATGCTGGCTCAGGCATTGTCAGGGATCGCGAAAGATCTTAACAAGATGAGTGCCAAGAGTGCCATCAAAACCCTGGTGCCCGGTGAACAGCAGGGAGCGCTATACAAGTGGATCGCTATTCTTACCGGCTCCAAGAATGCCCTCAAAGGTGCGGGCTTTTTCATTGGCGGTTTGCTGTTGGCGGTGGTAGGTTTTAAAGGCGCTGTATTGGCCATGGCGGCACTGCTGGCAATGGTTTTGACTCTGAGTCTTGCGCTGCTTGAAAAAGATATGGGCAAGGCGAAAAACAAGATTAAGTTCAAGCAAATTTTCTCAAAAAGCTCGAGCATCAACATTCTGTCTGCTGCCCGCATGTTCCTGTTCGGCGCAAGGGATGTCTGGTTTGTGGTTGCGCTGCCAATCTATCTTAGCCAGGTGTTTGACTGGGACCACACCATGGTCGGTGGCTTTCTGGCCCTGTGGGTGATTGCCTACGGATTTGTTCAGGGTATCGCGCCGAAAATTACCGGTAAAGCCAAAGGCGCTGTGCCGGATGGCCGGGCAGCGATGGGGTGGGCGGGTCTGCTTAGTCTCATTACTCTGGGAGTTGCCCTCGGCGTGCAATTTAACTGGCAGCCAGAGCTGACCATTGTGGTGGGATTGTTGGTATTCGGGGCGGTGTTTGCCGTTAACTCCTCACTGCACTCCTACTTGATTGTTAGTTACGCTAAAGATGACGGCGTTTCGCTGGATGTCGGCTTCTACTACATGGCCAACGCTATGGGCCGTTTGATCGGTACCGTACTGTCTGGTTTGGTTTATCAGTATGCAGGCTTGGCGGCGTGCTTGTGGGTGTCGGTGGCCTTCTTGGTGGTGACAACGATTATCTCTATCCGCTTGCCGGCCCATTCAGGAATCAAAACAGTATAA
- a CDS encoding phosphatase (COG2453) codes for MSNTHPFWTLPLEDSGKLLLTPCPGTKEVSLHDSLVQLKEAGATAVLTALEPEDLPEGGLEALAEECRGLGMRWFHLPIEDDCAPGAQFDANFPEANKAAQALLDNGDAIAVHCMGGSGRTGLIAARIMLSRGAELNSTIEKIQALRPGAFQRQPHIDYIQQYK; via the coding sequence ATGTCAAACACACATCCGTTCTGGACTCTTCCTTTAGAAGATAGCGGCAAGTTGCTGCTGACTCCATGTCCAGGTACCAAAGAAGTTTCCCTGCATGATTCACTGGTGCAATTGAAAGAAGCTGGTGCAACAGCAGTACTAACAGCTCTTGAGCCTGAAGATCTACCGGAAGGCGGTTTGGAAGCCTTAGCGGAAGAGTGCCGCGGCCTAGGTATGCGTTGGTTCCACCTTCCTATCGAAGATGACTGTGCTCCGGGCGCTCAGTTTGATGCCAACTTCCCTGAAGCCAACAAAGCGGCTCAGGCCTTGTTGGACAACGGTGATGCGATTGCTGTTCACTGCATGGGTGGCTCTGGCCGCACTGGTTTGATTGCCGCTCGTATTATGCTGTCCCGCGGTGCAGAGCTGAACTCAACAATCGAGAAGATCCAAGCGCTTCGTCCTGGGGCTTTCCAGCGCCAGCCACATATTGATTACATCCAGCAGTACAAGTAA
- a CDS encoding hypothetical protein (COG0394) produces MKRILFLCTGNSARSQLAEAAMRHMAGEHYQVVSAGMAPEEVDPRVYRVLAERGINSDNLHSCSAADLEGQHFDTVITLCDKASNECALFPDSDALLHWDFKDPKPQSGEQPFRDTLDGLESRIALFLMLNGEQQDSVIGPVELFKVLSDPLRLRILMLIEDEQALTVGDLVDVLGVSQPKVSRHLALLRDGGVLETQREGQWIFYHLAKHLPVWIRHILATVRNGNPGMINDEKIKLSYREERKKPGFSKVS; encoded by the coding sequence ATGAAACGTATCTTATTTTTATGTACCGGAAACTCAGCCCGCTCTCAGTTAGCTGAAGCCGCCATGCGGCACATGGCGGGTGAGCATTACCAAGTTGTTAGTGCAGGGATGGCACCAGAGGAAGTGGATCCTCGTGTATACCGTGTATTGGCCGAGCGCGGCATCAATAGCGATAACTTGCACAGTTGTTCGGCTGCAGATCTCGAAGGGCAGCATTTCGATACGGTGATCACCCTGTGTGACAAGGCCAGTAACGAATGTGCCTTATTCCCCGATTCAGATGCACTCCTGCACTGGGATTTTAAAGATCCAAAGCCCCAGAGTGGCGAACAGCCTTTCCGTGACACCCTAGATGGCCTAGAAAGTCGTATTGCCTTGTTCTTGATGCTCAATGGCGAACAGCAGGATTCGGTGATCGGCCCGGTTGAACTATTTAAAGTGCTTAGCGATCCGTTGCGCTTGCGTATCTTGATGCTAATTGAAGATGAGCAAGCGCTGACCGTTGGTGATCTGGTTGATGTGCTGGGCGTGAGCCAGCCCAAAGTGTCTCGTCACCTTGCCTTGCTGCGTGATGGCGGTGTGCTGGAGACCCAGCGAGAAGGGCAGTGGATTTTCTATCATTTGGCTAAGCATTTGCCGGTATGGATCCGTCATATTCTTGCTACAGTGCGAAATGGTAATCCGGGCATGATCAATGACGAGAAGATCAAGCTCAGCTATCGTGAAGAGCGTAAAAAGCCAGGCTTCAGCAAAGTTAGCTAG
- a CDS encoding alcohol dehydrogenase (COG2303) has translation MYDFIIVGAGSAGCVLANRLSSDPSLKVCLVEAGPKDSSPVVHVPLGIIGMMHSKKMNWRYYTEQEPNLGNRQLFWPRGKTLGGSSSSNAMCYIRGHASDYDEWAALGNKGWSYDEVLPYFRKSEAQQRGADNYHGADGPLHVSDLRINNPLSDAFLTAAEQAGHQVSTDFNGKEQAGVGYYQVTQKNGQRCSSAVAFLRPAEQRPNLTVITDATTTKVVIHQGKATGIEYRKGGHNYKIKAKREVILSGGAINSPQLLMLSGVGDRKELETHGIEVKHHLPGVGKNLQDHLDVLVVTRERTFHSVGFSPIALTRAIKGIFDYFLFRKGNFTTNIAEAGGFAKSSPELDKPDVQFHFSPCYLDNHGLDLLQTVKHGYSLHACNLRPKSRGSLGLASADPLQPPRITANYLSHPEDIEVMLKAIKMSRQILQQEGFDHYRGKEVFPGKEVQTDEQLEAFIRRKAESIYHPVGTCKMGHDALAVVDERLCVHGIEGLRVVDASIMPTLVGGNTNAPTIMIGEKAADMILNDISFRKDNVSAVKDCVA, from the coding sequence ATGTATGACTTCATTATTGTAGGGGCGGGTTCGGCGGGATGCGTGCTTGCAAATAGACTATCATCAGATCCTTCTTTAAAAGTCTGCCTTGTCGAGGCAGGCCCAAAAGATAGCAGCCCGGTTGTTCACGTTCCTTTGGGTATCATTGGAATGATGCACTCAAAAAAAATGAATTGGCGCTATTACACAGAGCAAGAGCCCAACCTCGGTAATCGGCAACTCTTCTGGCCTCGCGGCAAGACATTGGGAGGAAGCTCCTCATCGAATGCCATGTGCTACATCCGAGGCCATGCCAGTGACTATGATGAATGGGCAGCGTTGGGCAACAAAGGATGGAGCTATGATGAAGTGCTGCCCTATTTCAGAAAGTCCGAAGCCCAGCAGCGCGGCGCAGATAACTATCATGGTGCTGATGGGCCACTGCATGTCTCTGATCTTCGGATTAATAATCCCCTTTCCGATGCGTTTCTCACCGCGGCGGAGCAGGCTGGCCACCAGGTATCGACCGACTTCAACGGTAAAGAGCAAGCCGGCGTCGGTTATTATCAAGTGACTCAGAAAAACGGCCAGCGGTGTAGCTCGGCGGTGGCTTTCTTACGGCCGGCAGAACAACGGCCAAACCTGACTGTGATCACGGATGCAACGACGACGAAGGTTGTGATCCATCAGGGTAAGGCAACCGGGATTGAATACCGAAAAGGGGGGCACAACTATAAGATCAAGGCCAAGCGAGAAGTTATTTTGAGCGGCGGGGCCATCAATAGTCCGCAGCTGCTGATGTTATCTGGTGTGGGTGACAGGAAGGAGCTCGAAACACATGGTATCGAGGTGAAGCACCACTTGCCGGGGGTTGGCAAGAACCTCCAGGATCATCTTGATGTACTGGTGGTCACCCGCGAGCGGACATTTCATTCTGTCGGTTTTTCTCCCATAGCATTAACCAGAGCCATTAAGGGTATTTTTGATTACTTTCTGTTTAGGAAGGGAAATTTTACGACCAATATTGCCGAGGCTGGTGGCTTTGCCAAATCCTCTCCTGAACTTGATAAGCCGGATGTCCAATTCCATTTCTCTCCCTGCTACCTGGATAACCATGGTTTGGACCTACTACAAACCGTCAAACATGGCTATTCGCTTCATGCTTGCAACCTTCGGCCAAAAAGCCGAGGCAGTTTAGGGCTTGCTAGTGCCGATCCCTTACAACCGCCACGTATTACGGCAAACTACCTTAGCCATCCTGAAGACATTGAAGTCATGCTTAAGGCGATTAAAATGTCCCGGCAGATCTTGCAGCAGGAGGGGTTCGACCATTATCGCGGCAAAGAGGTGTTCCCGGGTAAGGAAGTACAAACTGATGAGCAGTTGGAAGCGTTTATCAGGCGCAAGGCCGAGTCGATTTACCACCCGGTTGGCACATGTAAAATGGGGCACGATGCGCTCGCCGTGGTCGATGAACGTTTGTGTGTCCATGGTATTGAGGGCTTGCGGGTTGTGGATGCTTCGATCATGCCGACATTAGTGGGTGGAAATACCAATGCGCCTACTATTATGATTGGTGAAAAAGCAGCAGATATGATTTTGAACGATATATCGTTCAGAAAAGATAATGTTTCAGCAGTGAAGGATTGCGTTGCATAA
- a CDS encoding hypothetical protein (COG1075) codes for MISKNEWSEKLKSLKEDISTKVIENSEFAKQRVVELLEHGLSPAQGDALLASFNGLVGDHLLQRNSRFAIPMVFTDHNQTLSDEAAELERQLPEASSRIVLCVHGWCMADKGWMRKGHDHGKQFINAGYTPIYLWYNTGNHISLNGEEFAFRLEKLLQAWPCEVKELVIIGHSMGGLVTRSACYYAGINQLQWLSALRTFITLGTPHNGAPLAKLACWIDEQVVNTPQLKFLQKLGEIRSSGSKDLSRGYIVHEDWQAPTIPFKQADHDKVSGTALTQRPTLPDVVQCYAVASCLGKNTQDENNRRLGDGLVPVSSALAESTKGVLALNYPADHKWVVGGVDHLDLLNHPAVAAKVSEWVLENTV; via the coding sequence ATGATTTCTAAAAATGAATGGAGCGAAAAGCTCAAAAGCCTCAAGGAAGATATTTCTACCAAAGTGATAGAAAACTCGGAGTTCGCCAAGCAGCGTGTTGTCGAGCTGCTCGAACATGGCTTATCGCCCGCACAGGGGGATGCGTTGCTGGCGAGTTTTAACGGGTTGGTTGGGGACCACTTGCTTCAGAGGAATAGTCGGTTTGCGATACCTATGGTATTCACCGATCATAACCAAACCTTAAGCGACGAGGCAGCAGAGCTCGAACGTCAACTGCCTGAAGCTTCAAGCCGCATCGTATTGTGTGTCCATGGCTGGTGCATGGCGGATAAAGGCTGGATGCGAAAAGGCCATGACCATGGCAAGCAGTTTATCAATGCAGGTTATACGCCCATCTATTTGTGGTACAACACCGGCAATCATATTTCCTTGAATGGCGAAGAGTTTGCCTTTCGGTTGGAGAAATTGCTTCAGGCCTGGCCCTGCGAAGTGAAAGAGCTGGTGATCATCGGTCATAGTATGGGGGGGCTGGTGACCCGCAGTGCTTGCTACTACGCAGGCATCAATCAATTGCAATGGCTGTCGGCTCTTCGCACCTTTATCACCTTGGGGACGCCACACAATGGAGCTCCTCTTGCCAAGCTTGCTTGCTGGATTGATGAACAGGTGGTTAACACGCCTCAGCTTAAGTTCTTGCAAAAGCTGGGAGAAATTCGCAGCAGCGGCAGCAAAGATCTGAGTCGTGGATACATTGTCCATGAAGATTGGCAAGCGCCGACTATCCCTTTCAAGCAAGCTGATCACGATAAAGTGTCAGGGACTGCACTTACTCAACGGCCGACATTACCAGATGTTGTCCAGTGTTATGCCGTTGCTTCCTGCCTTGGCAAAAACACTCAAGATGAAAACAACCGCCGGCTAGGGGATGGGTTAGTGCCTGTTTCCAGTGCGCTTGCAGAAAGCACAAAAGGGGTGTTGGCTTTGAATTATCCAGCGGATCACAAGTGGGTTGTCGGTGGGGTCGATCACCTCGACTTGCTTAATCACCCAGCCGTCGCCGCAAAAGTCAGTGAGTGGGTGCTAGAGAATACGGTGTAG
- a CDS encoding glyceraldehyde-3-phosphate dehydrogenase (COG0057): MAIKVGINGFGRIGRLAMRAAFDWEEVEFVQINDVAGDAKTLAHLMEFDSVQGRWHHAVTSDGQSMQIGDSVIRCTQERDIDAVDWSDCDVVLEATGVHREMEYLNKYLAQGVKRVVVSAPVKDDSVLNVVVGVNDYLFDADKHQIVTAASCTTNCIAPVVKVIHEKFGIEQSSFTTIHDLTNTQTILDAPHKDLRRARACGMSLIPTTTGSAKAIIDIFPELEGKINGHAVRVPLANASLTDIIFDLSRDVTAEEVNAALKEASENELAGILGYEDRPLVSIDYKGDQRSTIVDALSTMVVNDRMVKVYAWYDNEMGYATRTSELIRKVGLA, encoded by the coding sequence ATGGCTATCAAAGTAGGCATTAACGGTTTTGGTCGGATTGGTCGCTTGGCGATGCGTGCTGCGTTTGATTGGGAAGAAGTGGAGTTTGTCCAAATCAATGATGTGGCAGGTGATGCCAAAACATTAGCTCACTTGATGGAGTTCGATTCAGTACAAGGCCGCTGGCACCATGCTGTCACTTCTGATGGTCAATCGATGCAGATTGGCGACTCGGTGATCCGTTGTACGCAAGAGCGCGATATCGATGCGGTAGACTGGTCCGATTGTGATGTGGTTCTTGAAGCAACCGGTGTTCACCGTGAGATGGAATACTTGAACAAGTACCTAGCACAGGGCGTTAAGCGTGTTGTCGTTTCTGCGCCGGTTAAAGATGACAGCGTACTGAACGTGGTCGTCGGTGTGAACGATTACCTGTTTGATGCTGACAAGCACCAGATCGTCACAGCGGCTTCTTGTACCACTAACTGTATTGCTCCTGTCGTCAAGGTTATCCACGAGAAGTTTGGTATCGAGCAGTCGTCGTTCACGACGATTCACGATCTGACCAACACCCAAACTATCCTCGATGCGCCGCACAAAGATCTTCGCCGTGCCCGTGCATGCGGCATGAGCCTTATCCCAACCACGACAGGCTCTGCGAAAGCGATCATTGATATCTTCCCTGAGCTTGAAGGCAAGATTAACGGCCACGCGGTTCGCGTACCTCTGGCCAATGCTTCACTGACAGACATTATCTTTGACCTAAGCCGCGACGTGACTGCAGAAGAAGTTAACGCTGCATTGAAAGAAGCATCTGAAAACGAGCTTGCAGGTATTCTGGGTTACGAAGATCGCCCTCTGGTATCTATCGACTATAAAGGCGACCAGCGTTCAACAATCGTTGATGCCCTATCAACCATGGTTGTGAACGACCGCATGGTAAAAGTGTATGCTTGGTACGACAACGAAATGGGTTACGCAACACGTACTTCTGAGCTAATCCGTAAGGTTGGCTTGGCGTAA
- a CDS encoding Acyl-CoA-binding protein yields MADLKASFEQAQIDVKALTKRPSNDELLALYSLFKQATEGDVKGKRPGMFDFKGGAKYDAWEKLKGMDAETAMQQYVDKVSELAAAYA; encoded by the coding sequence ATGGCAGATTTAAAAGCGAGTTTTGAGCAAGCTCAAATTGACGTTAAAGCACTGACTAAACGCCCTTCTAACGACGAGCTACTCGCACTCTACTCGCTGTTCAAGCAAGCAACTGAAGGTGACGTTAAAGGCAAACGTCCAGGCATGTTTGATTTCAAAGGCGGCGCTAAATACGACGCATGGGAAAAACTAAAAGGCATGGACGCTGAGACGGCAATGCAACAGTACGTTGACAAAGTTAGCGAACTCGCTGCCGCTTACGCGTAA
- a CDS encoding catalase/peroxidase (COG0376), with product MTQEKTHAAGKCPVMHGSMTTKDRTEKDWWPKSLNLDILHQHDTKTNPMADNFDYQEEVKKLDYAALKQDLIALMTDSQDWWPADWGHYGGLMIRMTWHAAGTYRIADGRGGAGTGNLRFAPLNSWPDNTNLDKARRILWPIKKKYGNKLSWADLIAYAGTIAYESMGLKTFGFGFGREDIWHPEKDIYWGSEKEWLAPTNNPNSRYSGTRDLENPLAAVMMGLIYVNPEGVDGQPDPLKTAHDVRVTFARMAMNDEETVALTAGGHTVGKAHGNGDASRLGPEPEGAEVHDQGLGWLNKSTRGIGSDAVTSGLEGAWTTQPTQWDNGYFNLLLNYEWELKKSPAGAWQWEPVDIKEEDKPVDAENPGVRHNPIMTDADMAMKMDPEYRKISERFHQDPAYFAETFARAWFKLTHRDMGPKARYIGPDVPQEDLIWQDPIPQGNTGYDVDAVKAKISSSGLSIGDMVSTAWNSARTFRHSDKRGGANGARIRLAPQKDWQGNEPERLAKTLTVLEGIAKECGASLADVIVLAGNVGVEQAAKAAGSNVTVPFTPGRGDATEAMTDVESFEVLEPLHDGYRNWLKSDYAVSAEEMLLDRTQLMGLTAAEMTVLVGGMRVLGTNYGGTKHGVFTDRVGQLTNDFFVNLTDMNYTWEPVENNVYEIRDRKTGNVEWTASRVDLVFGSNSVLRAYAELYAQDDNQEMFVQDFVAAWTKVMNADRFDAA from the coding sequence ATGACACAAGAAAAAACGCATGCCGCAGGTAAATGCCCGGTAATGCACGGCTCAATGACAACCAAAGACCGCACAGAGAAAGACTGGTGGCCCAAGTCGCTCAACCTCGATATCCTGCATCAGCACGATACCAAAACCAACCCGATGGCAGACAACTTCGATTATCAAGAAGAGGTCAAAAAACTCGATTATGCCGCTCTAAAACAAGATCTCATCGCACTAATGACAGACAGCCAAGATTGGTGGCCTGCGGACTGGGGGCATTATGGCGGCTTGATGATCCGTATGACTTGGCACGCGGCGGGAACCTATCGTATCGCCGATGGCCGAGGGGGAGCCGGCACTGGCAACTTACGGTTCGCCCCCCTCAATTCATGGCCAGATAATACCAATCTCGACAAAGCCAGGCGTATTCTCTGGCCAATCAAGAAGAAGTATGGCAACAAGCTGAGCTGGGCAGACCTGATTGCCTACGCAGGAACCATTGCTTACGAGTCCATGGGACTGAAAACATTTGGATTCGGGTTTGGCCGGGAAGACATTTGGCACCCTGAAAAAGACATCTATTGGGGGTCCGAAAAAGAATGGCTTGCTCCCACCAATAACCCAAACAGCCGCTACTCCGGGACAAGGGACTTGGAAAACCCGCTTGCCGCGGTAATGATGGGACTGATCTACGTCAACCCAGAAGGTGTTGACGGCCAGCCAGACCCACTGAAGACGGCCCATGATGTCCGCGTGACCTTCGCCCGAATGGCAATGAATGATGAAGAAACGGTTGCCTTAACAGCAGGTGGGCATACGGTAGGTAAAGCCCATGGTAACGGTGACGCTTCGCGGCTAGGGCCAGAGCCTGAGGGCGCAGAAGTCCATGATCAAGGTTTGGGATGGCTGAACAAATCAACCCGTGGCATTGGCAGTGATGCGGTAACCAGTGGCCTAGAAGGTGCCTGGACCACCCAGCCCACCCAGTGGGACAATGGTTATTTCAATTTGCTTCTCAATTACGAGTGGGAACTGAAAAAAAGTCCGGCCGGTGCCTGGCAGTGGGAGCCGGTTGACATCAAAGAAGAAGACAAACCTGTCGACGCAGAAAACCCTGGCGTTCGCCATAATCCAATTATGACCGATGCCGATATGGCTATGAAGATGGATCCTGAATATCGCAAGATATCAGAACGTTTCCACCAAGACCCAGCCTACTTTGCTGAAACCTTTGCTCGGGCATGGTTTAAACTCACCCATAGAGACATGGGGCCTAAAGCACGCTATATCGGCCCAGACGTCCCCCAGGAAGATCTGATCTGGCAAGATCCTATCCCCCAGGGCAACACAGGGTACGATGTTGATGCCGTCAAGGCCAAAATTTCCTCCAGTGGCCTATCTATCGGTGACATGGTGTCAACAGCTTGGAACAGCGCTCGTACTTTCCGTCACTCCGACAAGCGAGGTGGCGCGAATGGAGCCCGTATCCGGTTAGCCCCGCAAAAAGACTGGCAAGGTAACGAACCAGAGCGCCTAGCCAAAACCTTAACAGTGCTCGAGGGTATTGCTAAGGAGTGCGGTGCGAGCTTGGCCGATGTAATTGTGTTAGCCGGGAATGTCGGTGTCGAACAAGCAGCCAAAGCAGCAGGAAGCAATGTCACTGTTCCTTTCACCCCAGGAAGAGGCGACGCCACAGAGGCCATGACCGACGTCGAGTCTTTCGAAGTCCTGGAGCCTTTGCATGATGGGTACCGAAATTGGCTCAAAAGTGACTATGCTGTCAGCGCCGAAGAGATGCTTCTGGATCGAACCCAATTAATGGGCTTGACGGCTGCGGAAATGACAGTGCTCGTCGGCGGTATGCGCGTGCTCGGCACCAATTATGGAGGCACTAAGCATGGTGTCTTTACCGATCGTGTCGGACAGCTGACCAACGACTTCTTCGTCAACTTGACCGATATGAATTATACCTGGGAGCCTGTCGAAAATAATGTCTACGAGATCCGCGACCGCAAAACAGGTAATGTCGAGTGGACCGCTTCGCGTGTAGACCTTGTCTTTGGCTCAAACTCTGTGCTCCGGGCTTATGCCGAGTTATATGCCCAGGATGATAACCAAGAGATGTTTGTGCAGGATTTCGTGGCTGCCTGGACTAAAGTGATGAATGCTGATCGCTTTGATGCGGCATAA